One genomic segment of Chitinibacter sp. FCG-7 includes these proteins:
- the kdpF gene encoding K(+)-transporting ATPase subunit F, translating to MSILLYLAGAIALLLLVYLFYALFKPERF from the coding sequence ATGAGTATCTTGCTGTATCTGGCGGGTGCAATTGCCCTGCTACTGCTGGTCTACCTTTTTTATGCCCTGTTCAAGCCGGAGCGCTTTTAA
- a CDS encoding type 1 glutamine amidotransferase, with product MKPIAICRHEASQGPGYLQAFLERHALPYRIFAIDQGDTPPNRAKEFSGVVILGSNASANDGFSWIRREDALLQDALLHGRPILGHCFGGQMLARALGAKVRRNSVPQIGWGKVLVTVFPEARAWMGPKRELNVFHWHFDTFEIPRGAKRVLFGTYCMNKAFCYGPHIGFQSHLEVTVESIKAWCAEGRAQIAQHQHLASVQSEAQILHDIEQRVSQLHQLADFCYWQWLRKCSDLALPSYPAQACHRPRGGTGWGELLTSATL from the coding sequence ATGAAACCGATTGCAATTTGTCGTCATGAAGCATCACAAGGGCCGGGTTATCTGCAAGCTTTTCTGGAGCGGCACGCGTTGCCGTACCGGATTTTTGCCATCGATCAGGGCGATACGCCGCCCAATCGCGCTAAGGAATTTAGCGGGGTAGTGATTCTGGGGTCGAACGCCAGCGCGAACGATGGCTTTAGCTGGATACGGCGCGAAGATGCCTTGCTGCAGGACGCTTTGCTGCACGGCAGACCGATATTGGGGCATTGCTTTGGCGGGCAAATGCTGGCCCGTGCACTGGGTGCCAAAGTGCGCCGCAATAGCGTGCCGCAAATCGGCTGGGGCAAGGTGCTGGTGACCGTGTTTCCCGAAGCCCGCGCGTGGATGGGGCCAAAAAGGGAGCTGAATGTCTTTCACTGGCATTTCGATACGTTTGAAATACCGCGTGGTGCCAAACGGGTGCTCTTTGGCACCTATTGCATGAACAAAGCTTTTTGCTATGGGCCGCACATCGGTTTTCAATCCCATCTGGAAGTGACCGTCGAGAGCATCAAGGCCTGGTGCGCCGAGGGGCGGGCGCAGATTGCGCAGCACCAGCATCTGGCTTCGGTGCAAAGTGAAGCGCAAATCCTGCACGACATTGAACAGCGGGTGAGTCAGCTGCACCAGCTGGCTGATTTTTGCTATTGGCAATGGCTCAGAAAATGCAGCGATCTGGCTTTGCCCAGCTACCCGGCACAGGCTTGCCATCGCCCCCGTGGCGGCACGGGCTGGGGCGAGCTGTTGACCTCTGCCACCCTGTAA
- a CDS encoding substrate-binding domain-containing protein produces the protein MSLINWCCFVLLVFVLMTMAQAETAKPAVAASKAPWPQSVGVSVSSLANPFFVALTRGAHERARQQNPAVKWIVRAAEYSVANQQAQIQELIKLKVDVILLSASSEHALEKVLLQARKQGIVVIGVDVRATGAQQTVLTDNFAAGQLVCDYLARRINGKGRVVIQNGPQVSSVIDRVAGCKQAWLNYPKIQLLSDKENGDGSVWGGHTAMQAAISRYGEVDAVFTINDRQALGSAQALQKAGHHKTRIGSVDGSHAVVQAIAGNSPIVVTASQSPKMIGQHAIEMALALHQGGAAEPELLLLGTTLVTRDNASTFEAWDASATKE, from the coding sequence ATGTCTTTAATTAATTGGTGTTGCTTTGTGCTGCTGGTTTTTGTGCTGATGACCATGGCGCAGGCCGAAACGGCCAAGCCTGCGGTTGCGGCCAGTAAGGCACCTTGGCCGCAGAGCGTCGGCGTTAGTGTGTCCAGCCTGGCCAATCCGTTTTTTGTCGCTTTAACTCGCGGTGCGCATGAGCGCGCGCGCCAGCAAAACCCGGCGGTGAAATGGATAGTCCGGGCGGCTGAATACAGCGTGGCCAACCAGCAGGCGCAGATTCAGGAGCTGATTAAACTCAAAGTGGACGTCATTTTATTATCTGCTTCGTCCGAGCATGCGCTGGAAAAAGTGCTGCTGCAGGCACGTAAGCAGGGCATTGTTGTGATTGGTGTGGATGTCCGAGCCACAGGCGCGCAGCAAACGGTGCTGACCGACAATTTTGCCGCAGGCCAGCTGGTGTGTGATTATCTGGCGCGCCGGATCAATGGCAAGGGCAGGGTGGTGATTCAGAATGGCCCGCAAGTGTCGTCGGTGATCGACCGCGTGGCGGGCTGCAAGCAGGCTTGGCTCAATTACCCGAAAATCCAGTTGCTGTCCGACAAGGAAAATGGCGATGGCTCGGTTTGGGGCGGCCACACCGCCATGCAGGCTGCGATCAGCCGGTATGGTGAAGTTGATGCGGTTTTCACGATTAACGACAGGCAGGCACTGGGCTCGGCCCAAGCCTTGCAAAAAGCTGGGCATCATAAAACCCGGATTGGCTCGGTTGATGGCTCGCATGCCGTGGTGCAGGCGATTGCGGGTAATTCGCCCATCGTGGTCACTGCTAGCCAGTCACCCAAAATGATCGGCCAGCATGCCATCGAGATGGCGCTTGCCCTGCATCAGGGCGGGGCGGCAGAACCTGAGCTGCTATTGCTGGGCACGACACTGGTGACGCGTGATAATGCGAGCACTTTTGAGGCTTGGGACGCTTCGGCAACGAAGGAATAA